A genome region from Anastrepha obliqua isolate idAnaObli1 chromosome 4, idAnaObli1_1.0, whole genome shotgun sequence includes the following:
- the LOC129244480 gene encoding sodium-dependent transporter bedraggled — protein MSKATNAGNSRSAEERDRLTDGEKSRFSYRYRPFSSLPRRFASAKNCTEADEERLTNLRNERIKLRESSAKSLSRLNTLNYDNVAVDLDENSLSSTQNGFRSSGLDIYPEISKSSGAISMEMEQLADIKREDIFPKEKSSANLSWDSCDDRESMNSSDTSEYSNDDATRVLNELDTILDIHSAAQLTTTNSLETKVEDCLLDLDNYLEEMDDYSFSNNDEEDKSSLELERSPSPKHLPTRQRNRSLPMSRKKSTQLITEREDSVEANANTERIERGQPMRRTITHPKEKKYEDLMEHLERTPFEIARLPSEEAFAELFITEENIDNPCLETPDPPPWTETTTAAPQPSTADNQRLENALRSEETCTDSMEHHSINPQSDESTTATATAIAEPLRPELRRCYSQNRLSTTSTNSRSEMLTQEDIFNNLLSQNDNNSSTLVNRPRQFGRRAAGQPAVLSMRPDILEGFGMINHNQRPQSAPAITAATRQTRNAAHVTEERHSNLSDLSSAHTSRNSSPITIVSSTDSASTSASTNGHTAAMTLVTNGHYDHRNSDHINATNASSQDSENEWPHSGSRSMALVCCTVGLFNMSRFAVLTIEYGGNFVLQFFLLSILFGIPLFLLHVCLGSRIKAGPVSMWKISPICRGIGIALTLVQCFIAIYSTVAIAWVLIYLRDTIPNKGQTGYLWQDMTHFYRRGTNATTNLTESIADYFNVVVLQRLHLLKSPEGGNIRFRVSNRLAFNFGIIWAVVFLILSKGLKSFGKAALVLTALPLMALAAVICKLLYVVDPAKLQSIFTTTDFNDFFENSKMWVAAAQEVFLTWGLLGSSVISITSCTHVTGRSEISLRRDAIFAILITLFSVCVAALLGTLCVQILNQHSYIYVPGSFETLESSKSIFSPDSITNMNIISIPTKWMPHYSSFIGESCRRQLSHQESGYQALRFISEIFPATLVVSRATVSWVWGALTFGALVILGISQLCAMWKPIASAMDNSVSAVLLSCVTALLLGVPFTTEVAISILYYMDLVLGGSWFVAILWTAQIFGVFLIRGRPYNGDDLVNNLKFSNSISAFTALAWNVLLPIGLITLSVVSYKTSFSNQFYYWRGKSYFTYWARKVAAAVQIGILLLIPVTAIVQIYRYLTNGPPDILDRIQLLYRPGDSLREIRNSSSSDRSRTEFGRVSGNGAVGNLELNSYQAHDDAPPKYTPPPSYTTATGARFAKILRQSIRRSVRRVLGDRSRARPILTIDSESNQPTTSLHSHAADSPHYTSADIPIANAALATDQPYNFPSSSGEQLQRSLSLGRKLTAKQQHQQRNTIGGGRGQRSSTADGVHRNLRAPYTADDVVTVLRSTSAATAQIRPETVAVVSPDSTPELCELSSNNYSSFCSIENLVTNAAPMARSAAFTATTTTTTARDDEANESGSNTSVI, from the exons ATGTCCAAAGCAACTAATGCTGGCAACAGCAGATCAGCAGAAGAACGTGACCGCCTGACAGATGGCGAAAAATCACGCTTTTCCTATAGATACAGGCCTTTTTCTAGTCTTCCACGTCGTTTCGCGTCCGCGAAGAACTGCACAGAGGCTGATGAAGAACGCTTGACTAATTTGAGAAATGAGCGAATCAAACTAAGAGAGTCCTCAGCTAAAAGTCTGTCTCGGTTGAATACGCTTAACTATGATAATGTAGCAGTAGATTTAGATGAGAATAGTTTAAGCAGCACACAAAATGGCTTTCGAAGTAGTGGTTTAGATATTTATCCTGAAATAAGTAAGAGTTCGGGTGCCATCTCAATGGAGATGGAGCAGTTGGCCGATATTAAGCGAGAAGATATTTTTCCGAAAGAAAAATCTTCGGCTAATTTATCGTGGGATAGCTGCGATGACCGAGAGTCCATGAATTCCTCGGATACGAGCGAATATTCTAATGACGATGCGACACGAGTGCTCAATGAGCTGGACACAATATTGGACATACACAGTGCTGCACAGTTAACAACAACTAATTCACTAGAAACTAAAGTTGAAGACTGTTTATTGGATTTAGATAATTACTTAGAAGAGATGGATGATTATAGTTTTAGTAATAATGATGAAGAAGATAAAAGTTCGTTAGAGTTAGAACGTTCGCCAAGTCCCAAACATTTACCTACACGACAACGCAATCGGTCGCTGCCAATGAGTCGTAAGAAGAGTACACAACTCATCACAGAGCGGGAGGATTCCGTGGAGGCGAACGCTAACACGGAAAGAATTGAACGCGGCCAACCAATGAGACGCACAATTACACATCCGAAAGAGAAGAAGTATGAGG ATCTTATGGAGCACTTGGAACGTACGCCGTTCGAAATCGCGCGCCTACCAAGCGAAGAAGCATTTGCTGAACTATTCATTacagaagaaaatattgataatcCATGTTTGGAAACACCTGATCCGCCTCCTTGGACGGAGACAACTACTGCCGCGCCCCAACCATCCACAGCTGATAATCAACGCTTAGAGAATGCGCTTCGCTCTGAAGAGACATGCACTGATTCTATGGAACATCACAGTATTAACCCACAAAGTGACGAGTCAACaacggcaacagcaacagcaatagcagAGCCGTTACGCCCCGAGCTCAGACGTTGCTACTCTCAAAATCGTCTCAGCACCACTAGCACAAATAGTCGCAGTGAAATGCTAACGCAGGaggatatttttaataatttattgtcaCAAAACGATAATAATAGCAGTACTTTGGTGAATAGACCACGTCAGTTTGGGAGGCGCGCTGCTGGTCAACCTGCTGTGCTATCTATGAGGCCTGATATACTGGAGGGCTTCGGCATGATTAATCACAATCAACGTCCGCAGAGCGCGCCTGCAATTACTGCAGCGACGCGTCAAACGCGTAATGCTGCACACGTGACTGAGGAACGTCATTCGAATTTATCTGATTTGAGTTCCGCTCATACCTCACGTAATTCCAGTCCCATCACAATCGTTTCCAGCACTGACTCTGCCTCGACCTCGGCTTCGACCAATGGCCACACCGCCGCTATGACGCTCGTCACAAATGGTCACTATGATCACAGAAACTCGGATCACATTAATGCTACAAATGCAAGCTCACAGGATAGCGAAAACGAGTGGCCACATTCGGGCAGTCGTTCAATGGCACTCGTCTGTTGCACGGTTGGTCTTTTCAATATGTCACGCTTCGCAGTGTTGACTATAGAATATGGCGGAAATTTTGTGTTGCAATTCTTTTTGCTCTCCATACTTTTTGGTATACCGCTTTTCTTGCTGCACGTGTGCTTAGGTTCCAGAATTAAGGCGGGTCCGGTATCAATGTGGAAGATCAGCCCGATTTGTCGAGGCATTGGCATTGCCTTGACTTTGGTGCAATGCTTCATTGCGATTTATTCGACAGTAGCAATAGCTTGGGTGCTAATCTATCTGCGAGACACGATACCCAATAAAGGGCAAACAGGTTATCTGTGGCAGGATATGACTCATTTTTATAGGCGGGGTACAAATGCCACTACTAACTTAACGGAGAGTATCGCAGATTATTTTAATGTTGTAGTTCTACAAAGATTACATCTTCTTAAGTCTCCGGAGGGAGGGAATATACGTTTCCGAGTGAGTAATCGG TTGGCCTTCAACTTCGGCATTATATGGGCCGTGGTCTTCTTGATTCTATCCAAAGGACTCAAATCATTCGGCAAAGCTGCGCTTGTGCTGACCGCTTTGCCGCTAATGGCTTTGGCTGCGGTGATTTGTAAGTTGCTCTATGTCGTAGATCCAGCAAAATTACAG AGCATCTTCACCACCACGGACTTTAATGACTTCTTCGAAAACTCCAAAATGTGGGTAGCTGCCGCACAGGAGGTGTTCCTAACTTGGGGTCTACTCGGCTCCTCTGTAATCTCCATCACTAGCTGTACCCATGTGACCGGGCGTAGTGAAATATCGTTACGGCGCGATGCCATCTTTGCCATATTGATAACACTTTTCAGTGTTTGTGTTGCGGCTCTACTGGGTACGCTATGTGTGCAGATTTTGAATCAACATTCCTACATCTATGTACCGGGTTCGTTTG AAACACTTGAATCTTCCAAGTCCATTTTCTCACCGGATTCAATAACCAATATGAATATTATCTCGATACCCACCAAATGGATGCCCCACTATTCCAGTTTTATTGGTGAAAGCTGTAGGCGGCAGCTGTCACATCAAGAGAGTGGCTATCAAGCACTGCGTTTCATCAGCGAAATTTTTCCAGCCACGTTGGTAGTCTCGCGTGCCACTGTCTCTTGGGTTTGGGGTGCGCTAACTTTTGGGGCCTTAGTGATATTGGGTATATCACAATTGTGCGCCATGTGGAAGCCCATCGCTAGCGCAATGGATAACTCCGTTAGCGCTGTGTTACTAAGTTGTGTAACTGCTCTCTTATTGGGCGTGCCATTCACCACCGAAGTCGCCATATCCATTCTCTATTACATGGATTTGGTGTTAGGCGGCTCATGGTTTGTGGCAATTCTATGGACTGCTCAGATATTTGGTGTATTCTTGATACGTGGGCGCCCCTATAACGGCGATGATTTGGTGAACAACTTGAAGTTTTCGAACTCGATATCGGCATTCACGGCATTGGCATGGAATGTTTTACTTCCAATCGGTTTGATAACATTATCGGTGGTCAGCTACAAGACATCATTTTCCAATCAGTTCTATTACTGGCGTGGCAAGTCGTATTTTACGTATTGGGCTAGAAAAGTGGCAGCTGCAGTGCAAATTGGAATTTTGCTGCTCATACCGGTCACAGCGATTGTGCAAATTTATCGATATTTAACAAATGGGCCGCCGGATATACTGGAT CGCATCCAACTTCTCTATCGCCCTGGTGACAGCTTACGCGAAATTCGCAACAGTTCCTCCAGCGATCGCAGTCGAACGGAATTCGGTCGTGTTAGCGGCAATGGTGCCGTAGGAAATTTAGAACTGAACTCATATCAGGCACACGATGATGCACCACCAAAATATACGCCACCACCATCCTACACCACAGCAACAGGCGCACGTTTCGCCAAAATCTTGCGCCAAAGCATCAGACGTAGTGTTAGACG TGTACTTGGTGATCGCAGTCGTGCACGCCCCATTCTCACTATCGACTCCGAGAGCAATCAACCCACTACATCACTGCATTCGCATGCAGCTGACAGTCCACATTACACAAGTGCCGACATACCCATTGCAAACGCCGCCCTCGCAACGGATCAACCGTACAATTTCCCCTCCAGCTCAGGCGAGCAGCTGCAGCGTTCGCTGTCGTTGGGACGCAAGTTGACTGCAAAGCAACAGCATCAGCAACGTAACACAATCGGCGGTGGTCGCGGTCAGCGTTCATCAACTGCAGATGGTGTTCATCGAAATTTGCGCGCACCTTACACCGCTGACGATGTGGTCACTGTACTACGTTCGACCAGTGCTGCAACGGCACAAATACGCCCCGAAACAGTGGCGGTGGTGTCGCCCGACTCAACGCCCGAATTGTGTGAACTTTCATCCAACAACTATTCATCTTTCTGTTCGATTGAGAATTTGGTGACGAATGCTGCGCCGATGGCGCGTAGTGCAGCGTTTACAGCAACGACTACAACGACGACAGCACGCGACGATGAAGCCAACGAAAGCGGAAGTAATACATCTGTGATTTAA